A genomic window from Solanum stenotomum isolate F172 chromosome 10, ASM1918654v1, whole genome shotgun sequence includes:
- the LOC125841147 gene encoding metal-nicotianamine transporter YSL1, whose amino-acid sequence MNNNNTELEQVRDLAMEERVEGEEEEELAESAMRIQPWTKQITLRGIIASTIIGSIYSVIQMKMNLTTGINPNLNVSAALLAYVFIQAWTKIIKKLGFVSVPFTRQENTMIQTCSVACYSIALGGGLGSYLLGMDKKTYELAGVGTVGNTSDSYKKLEIGWMIGYLLVVCFIGLFVLVPLRKVLIVDYKLTFPTGMATAVLINGFHGKNDKKARKQVKGFLKFFSYSFSWALFQWFYTGKQDCGFQQFPTFGLKAWKQTFYFDFSLTYVGTGMICPHIVNISLLLGAILSWGVMWPLIAKLKGEWFPADISESSMKSLNGYKVFISIALLLGDGLYNFVKILYFTLSSVHERYKRKNLSPDISAAGVRQKKKSEDVKCDEAFVRERIPMWIGGVGYLALGTIAVIMIPLIFHEIRWYWVILAYLFAPSLAFCNAYGSGLTDINMAYNYGKVGLFMMAALAGKEHGVIAGLAGCGLIKSVVNISCILMQDFKTGHLTLTSPKTMFLSQAIGTALGCVIGPLCFFLFYNAFDIGNPNGEFKAPYALIYRNMAILSVQGVSALPQHCLQLCYGFFAFAVAINLVKDLSPEKIGKWMPLPMAMAVPFLIGGYFGIDMCIGSLVVFVWHKLNSKKAKVMVPAVASGLICGEGLWILPASILALARVAPPICMKFLAS is encoded by the exons ATGAATAATAACAACACAGAATTAGAGCAAGTTCGTGATTTAGCTATGGAGGAACGCGTGGAGggggaggaggaagaagagttGGCTGAGAGCGCGATGAGAATTCAACCTTGGACAAAACAGATCACTTTACGAGGAATAATTGCTAGTACAATTATTGGTAGCATTTACagtgtgatacaaatgaaaatGAACCTCACAACTGGGATCAATCCTAATCTCAATGTATCAGCTGCTCTTCTTGCCTATGTTTTCATTCAGGCATGGACTAAGATCATTAAAAAGCTCGGGTTCGTCTCTGTTCCTTTCACAAGACAGGAAAATACTATGATACAAACATGTTCTGTCGCGTGTTACAGCATTGCTCTTGGAG GTGGACTAGGATCTTATTTATTGGGAATGGATAAGAAAACATATGAATTAGCAGGGGTTGGAACAGTTGGAAATACATCAGATAGTTATAAGAAACTTGAAATTGGTTGGATGATTGGATATCTTCTTGTAGTTTGCTTTATTGGACTTTTTGTATTAGTTCCACTTAGAAAG GTCTTGATAGTGGATTATAAGTTGACTTTTCCAACTGGAATGGCAACTGCTGTTCTAATTAATGGATTTCATGGAAAGAATGATAAAAAAGCTAG AAAGCAagtgaaaggtttcctcaagtTTTTTTCCTATAGTTTTAGCTGGGCTCTCTTTCAGTGGTTTTATACTGGCAAACAAGATTGTGGATTTCAACAGTTTCCTACTTTTGGATTAAAAGCATGGAAACAAAC ATTTTACTTTGATTTTAGCTTGACTTATGTGGGAACTGGAATGATATGTCCGCATATAGTAAACATATCATTGCTTCTTGGGGCAATTCTTTCATGGGGTGTTATGTGGCCTCTCATTGCAAAACTTAAAGGAGAATGGTTCCCTGCTGATATATCAGAATCCAGTATGAAAAGCCTTAATGGTTACAAG GTCTTCATCTCCATCGCGCTCCTCCTTGGTGATGGGCTCTACAATTTTGTCAAGATATTGTATTTCACACTGTCTAGTGTTCACGAGAGGTACAAACGCAAAAATCTAAGTCCAG ATATATCAGCAGCAGGGGTGAGgcagaagaagaaatcagaggATGTGAAATGCGATGAAGCGTTTGTTAGAGAAAGAATTCCAATGTGGATTGGAGGTGTAGGGTATTTAGCATTGGGGACTATTGCTGTGATTATGATTCCATTGATTTTCCATGAGATCAGATGGTATTGGGTGATCCTAGCTTATCTTTTTGCTCCGTCTTTAGCTTTCTGCAACGCGTATGGCTCAGGTTTGACTGACATAAACATGGCATATAACTATGGTAAAGTAGGACTTTTCATGATGGCTGCATTGGCTGGTAAAGAACATGGTGTCATTGCTGGTTTAGCTGGTTGTGGTTTGATAAAGTCAGTAGTTAacatttcttgcattttaatgCAAGATTTTAAGACAGGGCATTTAACATTGACATCTCCAAAAACTATGTTTCTTAGCCAGGCTATAGGGACAGCTTTAGGCTGTGTGATAGGTCCATTATGCTTCTTTTTGTTCTACAATGCATTTGATATTGGCAATCCAAATGGTGAATTCAAAGCACCTTATGCATTGATCTATCGAAACATGGCGATTCTCAGTGTTCAAGGTGTTTCGGCATTACCTCAACATTGCTTGCAGCTGTGTTATGGGTTCTTTgcatttgctgttgcgataaaTTTGGTGAAAGATCTTTCTCCAGAGAAGATAGGGAAGTGGATGCCATTGCCTATGGCGATGGCGGTGCCTTTTCTAATTGGTGGTTATTTTGGTATTGATATGTGTATAGGGAGTTTGGTTGTGTTTGTGTGGCATAAACTTAACTCTAAAAAGGCTAAGGTGATGGTTCCAGCAGTTGCTTCTGGTTTGATCTGTGGAGAAGGTCTGTGGATTCTTCCTGCATCTATACTTGCTTTGGCCAGGGTAGCTCCTCCAATCTGCATGAAATTCTTGGCTTCTTGA
- the LOC125841310 gene encoding protein HLB1, which produces MSSTVDQTELQKEVEAPATVTDPGDTAILSGEAPADGAGDPKHEESKEFATQSGDVQSNDAEASKSDEKLTKSNEASDADPKANERDISSQFGDVQLNNAEASELIRSSNTDESDPKADEPKGDTVESNETGSNSKQLKKDEGSRTFTMRELLDELKNGDANEDSEAERRESDTPHSQQSSQQHAESNAALELINSVTGADEEGRSRQRILTYAARRYATALERNQEDYDALYNWALVLQESADNVSPDSTSPSKDSLLEQACKKYEEATRLCPTLNDAYYNWAIAISDRAKIRGRTKEAEELWKQATKNYEKAVQLNWNSPQALNNWGLALQELSAIVPAREKLTIVKTAISKFRAAIQLQFDFHRAIYNLGTVLYGLAEDMSRTGGAVTAKDISPNELYSQSAIYIAAAHALKPNYSVYTSALKLVRSMLPLPYLKVGYLTSPPAGNPLTPHSDWKRSQFVLNQEGLQQISKVDQRHMSSSLSSNSADMSPSRQAIKVDVPDIISVSACADLTLPPGAGLRIDTIHGPVYMIADSWESLDWWLDAIRLVYTIGARGKSDVLAGIITS; this is translated from the exons ATGTCCTCAACCGTCGACCAAACGGAATTGCAAAAAGAAGTAGAAGCTCCGGCCACCGTGACTGACCCAGGAGACACCGCGATCCTGTCGGGGGAAGCACCAGCAGACGGTGCTGGAGATCCGAAACACGAGGAATCCAAGGAATTTGCTACTCAATCCGGAGATGTACAGTCAAACGATGCAGAGGCTTCAAAATCTGACGAGAAATTGACGAAATCCAACGAGGCGAGTGATGCAGATCCCAAGGCAAATGAGAGAGATATTTCTAGCCAGTTTGGAGATGTACAATTGAACAATGCAGAGGCCTCGGAATTGATCCGATCGAGCAACACAGATGAATCAGATCCCAAAGCGGATGAGCCGAAGGGTGATACTGTTGAATCTAATGAAACGGGAAGCAACTCGAAGCAGCTAAAAAAGGATGAAGGTAGCCGAACATTTACAATGAGAGAGTTGTTGGATGAATTGAAGAATGGAGATGCTAATGAAGATTCTGAAGCTGAAAGACGAGAAAGCGACACACCTCACAG TCAACAGAGCAGTCAGCAGCACGCAGAAAGTAATGCTGCCTTGGAGTTGATTAACAGTGTCACAGGTGCTGACGAGGAGGGCCGATCTCGCCAACGGATTCTAACATATGCTGCCCGGAG GTATGCTACTGCACTGGAGCGAAATCAAGAAGATTATGATGCGCTTTATAATTGGGCACTGGTTCTTCAG GAAAGTGCAGATAATGTAAGCCCAGATTCCACTTCACCTTCAAAAGATTCTTTGCTCGAACAGGCATGCAAAAAGTATGAGGAGGCAACCCGCCTTTGTCCTACACTGAATGAT GCTTACTACAATTGGGCTATTGCAATATCTGATCGAGCCAAAATCCGGGGTCGTACAAAAGAAGCTGAAGAACTTTGGAAGCAG GCAACAAAGAACTATGAAAAGGCTGTCCAGCTCAATTGGAACAGTCCACAG GCATTGAACAACTGGGGACTTGCCCTGCAG GAACTCAGTGCAATTGTTCCTGCAAGAGAAAAGCTAACAATTGTCAAAACAGCAATCAGTAAG TTTCGTGCAGCAATCCAACTGCAATTTGATTTTCATAGAGCAATCTACAACCTTGGAACTGTTCTG TATGGATTAGCAGAGGATATGTCAAGAACAGGGGGAGCTGTTACTGCTAAAGATATTTCTCCTAATGAGTTGTACAGCCAGTCTGCGATTTACATTGCTGCTGCACATGCACTTAAACCAAATTACTCG GTTTATACAAGTGCCTTGAAGCTTGTGCGATCTATG CTACCTCTGCCCTACCTAAAGGTCGGATATCTTACGTCACCACCTGCTGGTAATCCACTCACACCACACAGTGACTGGAAGCGTTCTCAGTTTGTTTTGAATCAGGAAGGACTTCAACAG ATCAGCAAAGTTGATCAAAGACACATGTCAAGTAGCCTTTCATCAAATTCAGCAGATATGAGTCCTAGTAGACAAGCAATTAAAGTTGATGTGCCAGATATCATCTCTGTATCAGCCTGTGCAGATCTTACATTACCACCTGGTGCAGGCCTGCGTATTGATACGATTCATGGGCCAGTTTACATG ATTGCTGATTCATGGGAATCTTTGGACTGGTGGCTTGATGCAATTCGTTTGGTTTACACGATAGGTGCAAGGGGCAAGAGTGACGTTTTGGCAGGCATCATCACTTCATAA
- the LOC125843236 gene encoding uncharacterized mitochondrial protein AtMg00810-like, translated as MTSEISALDANNTWNIVPLPPGKKVIGCKWVFKIKYLASVRSVLALAATEQWHVHQMDVSNAFLQGDLLEEVYMCLPQGFETPKGFNVQREKSTGESLVIILVYVDDMMITGNVLNLIQATKEILHNTFKMKNLGDLRYFLGIEFSRSQGGIVMHQRKYTLEIIFEVSLGAAKPTSTPLDPYVQLKSKEYDDLNGKGHEDKLLEDATVYKRLVGKLLYLNVTRPDISFATQTLRQFLHQPKQSHLNAAFKVVRYIKGQAGQKVLLSSRSSKQLRVYCDADLGACLHTRRSVSGFMVKLGESLISWKSXKVVRYIKGQARQEVLLSSRSPKQLRVYCDADLGACLHTRRSVSGFMVKLGESLISWKSKKQATISRSSAKAEYRSMASVVAEVT; from the exons ATGACCTCTGAGATCTCAGCCTTGGATGCCAACAACACTTGGAACATTGTTCCTTTGCCTCCAGGCAAGAAGGTTATTGGCTGCAAGTGGGTATTCAAGATCAAATATCTAGCTTCAG TTAGAAGTGTTTTGGCACTTGCTGCCACTGAGCAGTGGCATGTTCATCAGATGGATGTTTCAAATGCATTTCTTCAAGGTGACCTACTTGAAGAAGTTTATATGTGTCTTCCTCAAGGTTTTGAGACTCCTAAAGGCTTTAATGTGCAGAGGGAGAAATCA ACAGGTGAATCCTTGGTGATAATTCTAGTCTATGTAGATGATATGATGATCACTGGAAATGTTCTTAATCTGATACAAGCAACAAAGGAAATATTACATAATACTTTCAAGATGAAAAATTTAGGAGACTTAAGATACTTTCTTGGGATTGAATTTTCCAGGTCACAAGGAGGTATTGTCATGCATCAAAGAAAATACACCTTGGAAATCATTTTTGAGGTTAGTCTTGGTGCTGCTAAACCAACCTCTACACCACTTGATCCCTATGTACAACTAAAAAGTAAGGAATATGATGATCTAAATGGGAAAGGCCATGAAGATAAGCTACTGGAAGATGCAACTGTATATAAGAGACTAGTTGGCAAGCTATTATATCTTAATGTTACAAGACCAGACATTTCGTTTGCCACTCAAACACTGCGCCAATTTCTACACCAGCCAAAACAATCTCATCTAAATGCTGCATTTAAAGTTGTAAGATACATAAAAGGACAAGCAGGGCAAAAAGTACTATTGTCCAGCAGAAGCTCCAAACAGTTGAGAGTTTACTGTGATGCAGATTTAGGAGCCTGTTTACACACAAGAAGATCAGTTTCAGGTTTTATGGTAAAGTTAGGAGAGTCATTGATCTCTTGGAAGTCAAANAAAGTTGTAAGATACATAAAAGGACAAGCAAGGCAAGAAGTACTATTGTCCAGCAGAAGCCCCAAACAGTTGAGAGTTTACTGTGATGCAGATTTAGGAGCCTGTTTACATACAAGAAGATCAGTTTCAGGTTTTATGGTAAAGTTAGGAGAGTCATTGATCTCTTGGAAGTCAAAGAAACAGGCAACAATATCTAGAAGCTCAGCTAAAGCTGAGTATAGAAGTATGGCAAGTGTTGTAGCTGAAGTTACATAG
- the LOC125843237 gene encoding uncharacterized protein LOC125843237, protein MYSICYSCTSQHHPSSSTSYKPILKSRVSGGDSSHQTMARATIGSATPISSSFRHLKNLSDSSPPRHVTFRRTKTICATAMSDGEVPHPSLEVTGGARDKFLTAFKSLHNPYSPYPIAAGNRHIETIFAAFFRSVPDVRLRRECLRTKDDGSVAXCVVPFIPSRSIPVRSGSISVYSGTGRNRVSVPYLL, encoded by the exons ATGTACAGTATTTGTTATAGTTGCACCAGTCAGCACCACCCATCTTCTTCAACAAGCTACAAACCAATTTTAAAAAGCAGAGTGAGCGGTGGGGACAGCTCCCACCAAACAATGGCTAGAGCCACCATTGGCTCTGCCACTCCTATATCCTCCTCCTTCCGCCATCTCAAAAACCTCTCTGATTCTTCCCCTCCCCGACACGTCACCTTCCGCCGTACTAAAACTATCTGCGCCACCGCAATGTCGGACGGCGAAGTTCCTCATCCATCACTAGAAGTCACAGGCGGAGCTCGAGACAAGTTTCTCACTGCTTTTAAATCCCTTCATAATCCATACAGTCCTTATCCCATCGCCGCTGGGAATCGCCATATAGAAACTATTTTTGCAGCTTTCTTTAGGTCCGTTCCTGACGTTCGTCTCCGGCGAGAGTGTTTGCGGACTAAGGATGATGGCTCCGTCGCTCNATGTGTCGTTCCGTTTATCCCGTCCCGTTCCATTCCGGTCCGTTCCGGTTCCATCTCGGTATATAGTGGAACGGGACGAAACCGTGTATCCGTACCG TATTTGTTATAG